CCCTGTTTATTGTGGTGGAGGGTATTGAAAAAACGGGCATTACACGAGAACTTATTTCTTCTCCCATACTTCATGAAGACTTGAAAAGCATAGGTATCATTCATCTGACCAGTCTTTTTATGTCGCAGATTGTCAGTAATGTTCCATATACCGTACTGATGCTTCCTGTAATGAATCAACACCAGAGCGAACTGTTGTGGCTCTGTCTGGCTTCTGCTGCTACCCTTGCTGGTAATGCCACTCTCATTGGTGCCATGGCCAATCTTATCGTTGCCGAAAGTGCATCTTCCTATGGTATTAAAATCAGATTCAATGAGTTCCTCAAGTCTGGTCTGCTGACCACTTTTTTATCATTTCTGATTTCGATAGCTGTTTTTTACCTTTACCTTCACAGATAATAAAAGGCTGTCTTTATTCAAGACAGCCTGACAGGTTTATATGTATTTTCCTTAGTTGTTTTCAGTCGTGAGCGGCTCAACAGAAACGTAGGATTTGTCGTTCCTTTTCTTCCTGAACTTCACCATGCCGTCAATCTTTGCAAACAAGGTATGGTCTTTTCCGATTCCGACATTTTCACCGGGGTGATGTACTGTCCCGCGTTGCCTGACCAAAATGTTTCCTGCTCTGGCAAACTGTCCGCCATATAATTTAACGCCTAATCTCTTGCTGTGTGATTCGCGTCCGTTTTGTGAACTACCCGCACCTTTTTTATGAGCCATTTTGCTTAGTTTTTAATGTTTGTGATTAAAATTTTTGTCAGATACTGACGGTGTCCTCTTTTTACCCGGTAACCCTTATGCTTTTTCTTCTTGAAAACGATTACCTTATCTCCTTTCAGATGTTCAACAATTGATGCCGTAACTTTTGCACCTTCTATGACGGGACTACCTACTTCTACTTTCCCATTATTTTCTCTCAGCAATACTTTATCAAACTCCACCACATCACCTTTATTGCCTTCAATACGATGAATATACAAAGACTGATTTTCCTGAACCTTAAATTGCTGGCCTACAATGTCAACTATTGCGTACATAAAATGTTTTATTTGGGGGTGCAAATATCCGGACTATTTTTTCAATTGCAAAATTAATTTTGATTTTATCTGAGTTTTTTATGCTCCTTAACATCTAACTTGACCTTTAACGAATCACTGATTTTCTATCTCATAGAAAATCAAGTTGTTACATCTCTCTCCATTCCTGATCTTTTTGCAAAACCAAGGAACTCACTTTGTCATTAAGTAAATAACATGATTCGACCTCATTTTATTAAAAATCTATTTAGTCCATTAAATGATGAATGGTTTAGCTAAGAATAATCAGAACCTTCTCCAAAATATTTTTACAAAATTTATCTGCTTTAAAAATTTTAATCTCCCCACATCTCATCTTCTGAGGAAGCGATAACTTACCTTTGCAGTATCATTATCTGTTGAATTTCATGCTGAAAATATATTTTTGGATTATCACCGGTTGGTTTATCCTTCTGTTTCTATTCATTATATTCAGGAAAAGAAAAGTCAGAAAATTATTGCTTTATTTGGTTCTTATCAGTTTTTCCCTGATTCTGCTCGAAGCTTTGTCGCTGATTGCGTTAAAAATCAATACCGGATACTGGCTTTTCACAGAATTGCACAACCCCAATGCTGAATTATTCAAGCCCAATCCATATATGGTCAGCGAGCCGATTCCTGGTGCCTGCCTGCATATCAGGGGGATCACCTATACTCATAATTCATTGGGATTCAGAAATAAGGAATTCAAAAAGGGCAAAAATAAATTCCGGATAATTGCCATTGGGGGCTCCACAACATACGGGACAGGAGTCAGCGATCATCAGACATGGCCATATTACCTCGACAGCTTACTGGAACCAAAAGCTGAAGTACTGAATTTCGGAGTGTCAGGTCATTCCACTGTTGAACATCTTGCCCAATCTTTTCTGATAGTACCGGATTATCATCCGGATGCAGTAATTCTTCTTTGCGGTTTAAACGACCTCAGAAACTGTTTCATAAAAAATGTACGGAGCGATTATACCGATTTTCACCCCTATAATCTTGAAGCGGTACTTGGGTTTCACCAGTTCAACAAATTGCCACGCTTTGCTCTTATTCGGGTCAGCATTCTTTTGTTACAAAAGATTGGTTATTACCCCTATTTCAATTTTCAAAAAGTCCATATTGAAGAGGAACATAGCATTGCAAATGATCAATATATGCTTGGACTTTATCGCAGGAACCTCTGTTCACTGGTCAATCAGCTTAAGTTTATTGGTGCAGAAATTGTTTTAGTACCTCAGGTCTTACACCCGGAAGCAGTTAAGGGAGGGGGATTGAAATGGTGGATTCCATATGTAAAAGATAATGAATTGATTCCATTGCTCGACAAATACAATGAAGTCGGAAAAGAAGTTGCCGACTCGATGAAGGTAATTTTTGCATCTGATGTATTGAATGCCGGCTGGAAAGCAACCGATTTTACCGACCCAAGCCATTTTACTCCTGAAGCTAATCTGAAATTTGCAGGAATTCTGGAAAACTGCATCAGGAAAAACATTTTACCTAATTAATTGACAAATGAAAAAAGCAATAATTTTACTGTTTTTCAGTGCTATTACATTTTTAGTTTCTTCCCAAAGCCCAGACATCAGCATACGAACCACAGGAAAAATATGCGGAGAAATTCTGGAAGCTGAATTTATCAATGCAGGAACAACAGAATTATACATCAGTATTCAGCCCTTTTATTTACCGGATTTGCCGGGCGGACAGGCAGTTATTGTCCCGTACGGATTATCCTTCAACCTTCAGCCTTCAGAGCGAAAGCTGATTAACCTTAATGGTTTTACAGTTTTTTCCGACAGACCCTTTCCTGAAAAAGGCCTGCAGTTTACCCGACAGGATATTGAAAAATACAGGCTCACAGATAAAACTGACTTTAATGATTCAATAAGCCTTTACGGGAATTATATCCCTGAAAAATTTACAGGTTCACGGCTAATCTCCCTTGATTTTATTCCGACCAAACCCGGCACTTTTGAACTTTTAGGCTATAAAATTGATTTACAACATCAACCCACTATTGCTTCCAGATTTTTGTTATCTCAGGCAAAGATGCTGGCAGATGGCTATGAGAAGCTTTTTACAGCCGGAAAAGTCATTACTCATTTCAACAATGACCCTCGTCTGGAAAAGAATATAATGATACAGGCAGCTCTATGGATCTGTTCTGCCGGACTCGAAGGCAAAGCATTGAAAAACAAAATTTTATCAAAACTCTTCAGGGATATGTACATTGCTGTTTTACATCAGAAGCCTGAAGATGATTTTCTGAAACACACCGATAGTTATTTACGCCTTCTCGACCGGATGGGAAAAGAGGGAAAAGTGTTTATACGACCCGAAGACCTCGACCGTAAGCCACAGTGCCTTCCTGCTGTAGTTGGGCTGAGTGCTATCAGCGACAATGTCAGAACGCCAACCTTCAGCAAGGTCAGGTTTGCTGAATATACAGTGAGGAATCAGGCGATGCTCGGCCCAAAAAATGATTGTCTGCCTTGCATTTTACGTGAAGATATGAAACCCGCCTTAAGAAATTACCTGTATCAGACCGAAATCACAAAAGCATACGGAAATTTTACCTTTTTACGTAATTTGCTCGATTCGGTAGCTTTACCCGTTTTTGTTGCCCAGCCGCTTTCTTATCTCGATGGAATGAAAAATTTTGAACCCCGCCTCTGGGTTGCCGGAAGTGATAAAGAGCTAAATGAAACCCTGTTGCTGATGTATGAAAACATGGCCTATTACCTCCAAAATATTACCAGATTTACTGATATTCAGGAACTTAAACCTGTATATAGTTTTGTATCTGCCTATCAGACGGAATACATTAACTTGTTTAAATTCATATCGGATGTCTTCCGTTTCAGGGAAAGCCGGTATTCATTCGACTGTTGTGAGCTGACAAAAATGCCTGATGTTTCTTACCTGCAACTCAGTCAAAAGCTGGAAGAATTTTTTAAAAAGTATCATAAGGATTTAAGCATAGAACTGCCACAATATGTTCCGCTTGTGTTTGATTCTCAGTTTTTTAACGACTTCATCATTAAGGGAATCGTTTTGTATAGCGAAAAGGCATTATTAAGTTTTTATAAAATGCTGGCCTCAGATAAGCAGATGATTTGCCTTGAAAGTCCTTTTCCGACAGAAAGATATTCCGCCCTTGAAAGAATCAATGCATTTCTGGGAACGAATCTGTCGGATATTGGTTCCTTTGCTTATGGCAGACTACAGGTAAATCTTGATGAGAATACCGCATTGGAGTTTCGTTTTGGCGAATGCAACTGCGGAAAAAAACGTGAAAGCATGTTGCCTTTTCCGGTCATCGAACCGGAGAGTACTGCCTTACTGACAGAGCGACTGAAGCAGGTCAATCTTCAAACCAGGTATGAGATTTCAGCTCATGCCGGCAGGGCTTATTTTTCTTCAGACGGAGCTTCTGCTTTTGACGGAGGTGGATTGGACGGATTCAGCAACATACCTCAGCTTGCCGATTCATTTATCAAAATCCGTTATGGTGAAAAATACTGGTTTTCTTCCCCCGACTCTTTCCGTTTTGACTGGTTTTCAGTTTACAGCCTTTCAGCAGGCTATGATCTCAATAAAAACCTGCAAGTGCGCATTTCGGGTTTCAAATCCAATGGCCTGGCACAGGCGAAAGCCGGATTTCACTACCTCTCCAACCCACTGGATAGTAATTCGGAAAAAGTCGTCAGTTCAGCTATTTTTACAAAAGTAAATGAATGGTCGGTCGGAGCTGGAGCCAGATATTATTCCGGGAATTATACCCGTATTTTTGGCGGAATTCAGCTTGCATACCACAGTTTTTCAGGCAATATAGCCAAAGATTACCTCGAAGAGCTTGAGATTGAAATGAAAAAAACAAATGGATTTTCCTGCTTTTCAGCCGGTATTGAAGCAGGTGCTCGTTATTACTTTAACCAGGATTTTTTTATTGAAGCTGCTGGCTTGCTGTCGAAACGTTTTGTTCAGAAAAGTTTTGCAGGAAGCGGAGGTTTTGATAAACAACTACTCATTGGTGCCGGAGCAAGATTTTAACAGTCGCTTAAGTCTCCGATCACTCATTCATTAAGATTTCGGCAAAACAGGACAAAAGCTCTGTATTCTCAATGAAAAACCTTAACTTTGATGAGCTTACTAATGCCTCATTATGCAAAGATTTATATCCACAAAGGTTACTTCTTTTGATGACTACGAACTTATTTGGATCAAAGTTGACCTTTCGGAATTCAATGACCTTGCATTGGCAGAAAGTATCTATTCAGGCTGCATTCAGAACCTGCATGAAAAAAACAGCTACATCCTTTCTGAAAAAGTGTTTGGGACAGAATCAATAATGTCCCTTTTATCTGAAATCAAGAAAAAATATATTGATAATCAGCTGATTAATCCTTATCCGACCAGTTATATTTATTCAAAACGGGGAGTAAGATTTGACAACTCCTGCTGTTCAATCGTTGCAATTCGGTCGTTATCCGGTTCGGTGAGTCTGAAATATATAAATGATAAAAAATCAGGAAAAATTGAAGGAACATACCTTAAGACAAAAGATACGGAGCGTTTGTACCTGACATCTTCAAATAAACGAGAATCAGGCACAGGCTTTACTGCTTCATTTTACAATCTGACTAAGGCAGCTTCTGAATTTGGTTTTAAAGAGAAAGACCTGATTCGCACCTGGTTTTATCTTGATAAAATCGGTTTTAATTACACAGAATTTAATCAAAACCGAAACCAATGTTATCAGGCACTTGGAATCGATTTATCCGCACAGTCGGATCATTTACCTTCGAGCACCTGTGTTGGTAAAAACGGGATAGAAGATAGCCTGAATGTGGAAGCGTGGTTTATTAAACGTAATAATGAAAACATCAGGATTTCAAGGATTTTTAATCCCTTTCAGAAAGAACCTGATGGAAAAAATTATATGTTTCAGCCTGCTTTTTCACGTGCCATACTGATAGAAACCCACGACTACAGGGAACTTCAGTTATCCGGAACAGCCAGCATCGGGATAAACGGAGAAACCTTATTCCCGGGTGATACGGCCATGCAGATTAAAACCACTTTCGAGAATGTATCAGCCATTCTTCATCAGTCAAAAATGGATTTTCAGGATTTTTGCCTTGCATATTGTTATCTGAAAAACCCTGAAGATGCTGAAATTTTCCATCGTATCATCAGGGAACTCAAGATTAACGCCCCTAACAGTTTATTGATTTTTAATGATATATGCAGACCAGATCTGACATTTGAAATAGATGGTATAGCTATTAAAAAAATCAGGAATGATGAAAAATAAACATTTACACTTTGGATGCTTGCTGAGCCTTTTTGTAACACTATGGCTGATGCAGGCCTGTCAGTCGAATGATGCAGAAAAGATATTTAATTCATGGCAGGAACATCCTGTTTATGCCTATCTCAAAATCATCTATCCTTTCGACAGCAGTTTATTCCCTTCAGATTTTGCCTGTCCCGGGTTCATCTGGGAGGAAGATAGTGCAAAGTCAGTTTCGTGGATCATTTCATTTTATGACAAGAACCAACACTATTGTTTTTCATCCGGGACAAAAAAATGGAAACCTGAAAGGGGTTTCTGGGAAAGGATAAAAAAAGAATTCAAGGGTAAATATTTGAAAATCTGCATAATAGGAGTAGATGATAAAAAAAATATCACTTCAGCGGCTCAGATTAACATTGGCATTTCTCCTGACCCTGTCGGAGCTCCGGTATTTTACCGCGACATACCTTTACCTTTTGCCTTTGCAAGAGCTCATGTGGATTCAATAAAATGGAGATTACAGGATGTCAGCTCTGATGAACTGGCACCTGTGGTGATGGAAAACCTGCCTGTTTGTGCCAATTGCCATTCCTTTTCCCCAAATGGCAAATATTTCGGGATGGATGTGGATGCCCTGGGAATTAAATCGGCTTATATTACTGCTGATGTCAAAGAGGAAATTGATTTTTCCCCTGAAAAATTCAATTATTGGAGCGACTTTCAGAATGGAGAATTTACTTACGGGCTTCTTTCTCAGGTTTCACCAGACGGACGTTTTGTCGTCAGCACCCTGAAAGACCACGAAATATTTGTCCCCAAACCAGATCTGTATTATTCCAACTTTTTCTTTCCCATCAGGGGTATATTGGTGGTGTATGATCGTCAAACGAAAAAATATTGGGCACTTCCCGGTGCAGACAATCCTGATTTTATTCAGAGCAATCCTTCCTGGTCGCCCGATGGAAAATACATTTATTTCACACGGGGAACTGCTGTGTCACCTGAAGAATCAGGCATTCTGAGGGGAACTGCCATTGCTGATTCGGTTAAATTCAATGATTTCCTCAACAGATGTTTTGAATATAAGCGTCTGGTGGTGTTCGATCTGTATAAAATTCCCTTTAATGAAGGCAAAGGTGGGAAAGCAGAGCCTGTCAAAGGTGCTTCAGAAAATGGAATGAGTAATTATTTCGCTAAGGTTTCTCCTGATGGTAAATGGTTGATTTTCAACAAAGCAAAAAGTTTTATGCTCCTGCAACCCGACAGCCGTTTATACATTATGCCGGTTGAAGGTGGCTGGGTACGTGAACTGGAATGCAACACCAATCAGATGAATTCATGGCATTCGTGGTCGCCTGACGGGAAATGGATCGTATTTTCTTCCAAAGTACTCGGGCCTTATACCCGTTTGTTTCTTTCCCATATTGACGAAAACGGACATGCCAGTAAGCCTGTGATGATTGAAAATCTTGTTCCTGACAAGCGGGCTGTCAATATACCGGAATTTGTCAACATACCCCCGGGTCAGAAGATGAAAATGAATGACAAGTTTTCAAAAGAAGGGGATTACAATCTGATTGTCAGGGCTTATTGGCTCAGGCTCAGGGGCGACTATGACGCTTCGCTTCAAACACTTAATTTCGCCATGAAAAAAACGCCATCCGACCCTGAGATTTTTTATCAGCGAGGACTCACCTATATCAAACTGAACCGCCTCGAAGAAGCCTTAAAAGACCTTGACAGCTCAATTGTGCTGAATCCTGAAAATGCCTCTGCATGGGGCGAAAGAGGACATGTCAGACTTATGATGAAAGATTTTAAGGCAGCAGTGAAAGATTTGGAAAAATCAGTTGCTATTTATCAGAAATCACCTCAGGCCTATTACAATCTCGCCTATGCACACAGCAAACTCGGAAATAAAAACGCTGCCATCCGGTATTATACAAATGCCCTCAGCCTGAACCCGGGATACATTGAAGCCCTGATGAACAGGGGGGTTGAAAGGATTGAAATAAAAGACTATCAGGGAGCCATTGCTGATTTTTCAGCGTATATCAGGCTAAAGCCGGATGATCCGCTCATTTATGTCTTACGTGCCAATGCCTATGATGAAAGTGGAAATTACAGTCAGGCTCTTACTGATTATGATAAAGCCATCAGCCTGAAAAGAAATTTTCTCCCTGCTTACCTCAACAAAGCCATCGCCCATTACAGGCAAAACGATTTTAATCAGGCATGGAACAATATTATTCAGGCCTGGCAACTAGGCAGTCAACATCCTGAAGTGTTGTACTGGAAAGGTATGATTAGCATAGCTATGGGTAAAAAGACGGAAGGATATAACGACCTGAAAGCTTCAGCTGCCAAAGGTTTTCAGCCTGCCAGAGCCGAAGTCGAAAAATATTCAAGATAAAAAAACCAGCTCACGAAATAATTTGCGGGCATTGTTTATAAAATTGTATTTCAACCTCCCGGATGCAGGTTACCGTTTAAGAATTATTGATTATTCGTCCTTTAATTCTTTTGTCAGCCAACCACATAATTATCCAATACACAGGCATTACAAAAGGATATAAAATGATTGCCAGAAAATAATAGCCATGATAATTCGAGGCTGCATCACCAATAATCAGGTCAATGATATTGAATGAGAACATGTAAATCAACAAAACTATAAACGGAAGAATAATACTGCCGGTAATGACAATCCTTGAATGTTTTTTTGCCGGCTCTTTTCTCCTGTATTTTTTAATACCAATGAGATGAAGAAAAGCAGTCAGCACAAAGAAAATGAGCGCCATTCCAATTGGTCTGACAGCAATCATTGCCTTTGCAAAACCATTAATTCCGGGCTTGTAAATAACTTCAAAAAAGTCTGCAGGTAGTTCTGAAAAATTCCAGACAGAAATACCATCATTCTGCCCTTTGTTTGGCTTTCCGAGATTTGTTGTCAGCGGATAAGTAAAGTCCGATGCGTCTAAGGTTATTTCCAGATTGTCAAAAGATTTCCAATATTTTGCTGGTGAAAGAGAATAACGAAAGCTATATTCCTTAACCCAGTCCGACCTGTCTGTCCAGACATTTGCCATGTACTCAACCCTGATTTGATGTTCCCCCTTTGTCAGGTCAATCTCAAAGTATTTCAAATCATTCAGATAATAAATGGTCCCTGAATTTTCCTGCCAGAAAATTTCCACAGTTTCCCCCTCTTCATCCCTGGATGATCGATTAAATGAATTTGAGAATTTTTCAAAAGGAGTATGCCTGATCGTCTTATATTCATAAGGTACATCAAGAACTTTAATCTCCCGGTTATCAACCCAGACGCTGAAATTGCCATTATAGTCCTTAGCGATAAATAGCATTGGAATTTGTTGGCCGGAAGTGTCAGTTCTGATGAGGTATTCTATCCTGTAAAATGCTGTCTTAAAGTCCTTATCAATTTTCAGGTAAATTTTTTCTTTGAGGATATCAATGTCATGGCTGGAGAAAGCAGAACCGGTTCGGGTTCCTTCCAAAACAGGGGATGCCATATTCGCCAAACATATTCGTCCGGAAAGAAATAAAATTATTGTCAGTATCTGCCTCATTATTTTTTTAAATTTTAAATCCGAAAAAAATATTTCAACCTATCTGCAAATCACGAACAAATGTAGGAAAAGATTTAATGGAAGTAGTAAAGACATATATCAATTTCTTTCACCATATTTTTTGGCAGTAAAGCAGACGTCCTTAAAATATTTCCCGGGCAATGATTTAATGTATTACATTGATCTTCATAACACAATGATTATCTCTGTTGATTCTGACGAGAAATGTTCCTTCAGGAAGTAATTCGGTCGAAATTGTATTTTGTGCCTTGTTTTGAAGTTTCTCTGAAAGCCACAAACGTCCGTACAAATCAAATATTTCGACTGAAAAAATGCCTTTTGATGTATTGATAGTCAATTCTTTATTTGCGGGATTTGGAAAAAGAACAAATGATTTTGGGGAAATTTGCTCCGTTATAGAGTTTAGTACTTCAATAAAGGCCGTTTTATTCATAGTATCAGAATTACCCTGCTGGTCAGCCACGGCAAGAGAAACTGAAAAACTTCCCGGTATGGGGTAATGAATGTAAGGAGGAGTTTTTCCCGTCCACTGAGATGGAGTGCCTCCCTCAAAGTTCCATTGCCAGCTAATGGGATTTCCTTCTGAAATGTCGGTAAACAATAAGCTATCGCCTGCAGTGATTTGCTGTTTACTGGCAATAAATGAAGCTTTCAGAGGCCTTTCCTCCACAGGCCATACACAAGTCCATAATCCCCTGCCATGTGTGGCTGCAATTACTTTATTGTCTGATTTTCTTACCTGAAGCATATCAACCCTGACGTTTGGAATGGTATTGCTTTGCAGTATCCATTCCGGAGCAGCGGCTGAAATATTATCACATGTCCATATCCCTGTTTCAGTGGCGAGCATGGCCTGAAGTGAGTTTTTAGGGTGAAGAATTCCCCACCTGACCGGTATGTCGGGGAGATTGCCTTCGATGGCTTTCCATGTTTTTCCTTGATCGAAAGTCAGCCAGACAGATGAAACTCCGTAATTTGAAATGGTTATCAGGATGGTGTCGTCAGTCGTACCGGTAGCTATGCCGGAAATGTTGGCTGTTGGAAATGAAGGGCTCCCGATTTCCTTAGCTTTTGCCGAGGTCAGTATTTTTTCAATCTTAAACAATCTTCCCGACAGGGTACCAACCAATACATCCGGATTATCATCTTTATATGACGGACAAATCTTTACAGCAGAGAATATTGCTGAAGAGCCTGTGTTTGCATTGATAATTAAAGAAACGGGAGGGTTATCATTGGCATCAATAGTCAGGAGTTTGTCAATATTATCTCCTGCAAAGGTTACTGCATTGGCAATCAAAATATTATCGGCAGAGGCATAATCGGCAGGGGAGATAAAAGTTCCTGACTGAATACCTGCATTGGCATAAAACTGACCATTGTCGGTAAACTGATAGCGGTTATAATAAAAAGATGTGATCAGCATGTCGGGATAATCTTTGTCGAAGAAGCAAAAAGCTCCATCTCCGCCATTTATCATATCCCTCAGACTGAAAGCCTTGCCTGTAAACCAAAGGCTGCCATTATCCTGAAGGCCTCCGGCATATTCATTTCTCTGCGGATGAATGTCGCAGGTATAAAACTGAAGACTGTTAAAACCCCTGTTTCTTGGATAAAAGACCGGTGTCGTTGAATTGGCATCTTCTGTATAAAAAATACCTCCATCGGTGGAGATAAGCATTTTTCCACCCGTACCAAGGTATAAAAACTGATGAATATCTGCATGAACAAAGTCGTCTCCGCCAAGGGTGTACATTTTTGCCCAATCGCTCATTTTCACCCATGAGTTACCGCCATTTACAGAGCGGTGAACATCCAGTCCTCCGATATAAACTGTATTGGCATTCAATGGGTCAACTTCCACAGTTAAGGCATGCCAGGCAATGGTAGCAAAACCATTTCCGCTGACATTGGGAAGGTTTTTTTGTTGCCAGCTTTTGCCCCCATCATTCGACCTGAGGATGTGTTTACAATAGCTGTAATTAAAACCTTCAGGAGTGAAATAGCCCGATCCAATCAGGGCATATACCGTATTGGCATTTGAAGGAGCAGCAGCCAGCATCACCCGACCCGGGACATTCAGCTCCGGTGTAGCTTCTATCATTTTCTGAAAACTATCTATGACTGTCCATGAACCGGGAGTTCCGGCATCCGACCATAAAATCACTGCTCCACCCTTTGACTTCATGTTTTTCATTGTGCCGGCAATCAGCCTGTTTCCTGCTGTAATCTCTATATCAGAAACGGCATAAGGTTCTTTCTCACCTTTAATATCCGGCAAAACCTGTGTCCAGCTTGCTCCTCCGTCTTCCGAACGATAAAGCCCATCCTCCGGCAGGCTTTGATGTGTTTGTCCCTGATAAAATCCTGAGACCACGGCAGCATACACTACTGAATTCCCGTTTTCATTTCTCACCACGATATCTGAAATATAAGCAAAATCTTTTGTTGAAGGGAGTTTAAACCATGT
The genomic region above belongs to Sphingobacteriales bacterium and contains:
- the rplU gene encoding 50S ribosomal protein L21 — its product is MYAIVDIVGQQFKVQENQSLYIHRIEGNKGDVVEFDKVLLRENNGKVEVGSPVIEGAKVTASIVEHLKGDKVIVFKKKKHKGYRVKRGHRQYLTKILITNIKN
- a CDS encoding PKD domain-containing protein, encoding MKAFILVILLSFLFIEGGEMVLSPHEKFERKLCAFYDEYESHFGIRNEKQMADEPAAAAWQNFLMTFDPELNRVPLERLENALQQIKSSGFYRSGSQLTWNEIPSNMGGRVRAMMIDPNEGSGKKIWAGSVTGGLWYNNNIIDSNSMWYVADGFQENLSVSAICYDPNHPSTFYVGTGEPFTARIIYRESSGRGSGIFKSSDGGKTWFKLPSTKDFAYISDIVVRNENGNSVVYAAVVSGFYQGQTHQSLPEDGLYRSEDGGASWTQVLPDIKGEKEPYAVSDIEITAGNRLIAGTMKNMKSKGGAVILWSDAGTPGSWTVIDSFQKMIEATPELNVPGRVMLAAAPSNANTVYALIGSGYFTPEGFNYSYCKHILRSNDGGKSWQQKNLPNVSGNGFATIAWHALTVEVDPLNANTVYIGGLDVHRSVNGGNSWVKMSDWAKMYTLGGDDFVHADIHQFLYLGTGGKMLISTDGGIFYTEDANSTTPVFYPRNRGFNSLQFYTCDIHPQRNEYAGGLQDNGSLWFTGKAFSLRDMINGGDGAFCFFDKDYPDMLITSFYYNRYQFTDNGQFYANAGIQSGTFISPADYASADNILIANAVTFAGDNIDKLLTIDANDNPPVSLIINANTGSSAIFSAVKICPSYKDDNPDVLVGTLSGRLFKIEKILTSAKAKEIGSPSFPTANISGIATGTTDDTILITISNYGVSSVWLTFDQGKTWKAIEGNLPDIPVRWGILHPKNSLQAMLATETGIWTCDNISAAAPEWILQSNTIPNVRVDMLQVRKSDNKVIAATHGRGLWTCVWPVEERPLKASFIASKQQITAGDSLLFTDISEGNPISWQWNFEGGTPSQWTGKTPPYIHYPIPGSFSVSLAVADQQGNSDTMNKTAFIEVLNSITEQISPKSFVLFPNPANKELTINTSKGIFSVEIFDLYGRLWLSEKLQNKAQNTISTELLPEGTFLVRINRDNHCVMKINVIH
- a CDS encoding SGNH/GDSL hydrolase family protein, whose protein sequence is MLKIYFWIITGWFILLFLFIIFRKRKVRKLLLYLVLISFSLILLEALSLIALKINTGYWLFTELHNPNAELFKPNPYMVSEPIPGACLHIRGITYTHNSLGFRNKEFKKGKNKFRIIAIGGSTTYGTGVSDHQTWPYYLDSLLEPKAEVLNFGVSGHSTVEHLAQSFLIVPDYHPDAVILLCGLNDLRNCFIKNVRSDYTDFHPYNLEAVLGFHQFNKLPRFALIRVSILLLQKIGYYPYFNFQKVHIEEEHSIANDQYMLGLYRRNLCSLVNQLKFIGAEIVLVPQVLHPEAVKGGGLKWWIPYVKDNELIPLLDKYNEVGKEVADSMKVIFASDVLNAGWKATDFTDPSHFTPEANLKFAGILENCIRKNILPN
- a CDS encoding porin family protein; translation: MKKAIILLFFSAITFLVSSQSPDISIRTTGKICGEILEAEFINAGTTELYISIQPFYLPDLPGGQAVIVPYGLSFNLQPSERKLINLNGFTVFSDRPFPEKGLQFTRQDIEKYRLTDKTDFNDSISLYGNYIPEKFTGSRLISLDFIPTKPGTFELLGYKIDLQHQPTIASRFLLSQAKMLADGYEKLFTAGKVITHFNNDPRLEKNIMIQAALWICSAGLEGKALKNKILSKLFRDMYIAVLHQKPEDDFLKHTDSYLRLLDRMGKEGKVFIRPEDLDRKPQCLPAVVGLSAISDNVRTPTFSKVRFAEYTVRNQAMLGPKNDCLPCILREDMKPALRNYLYQTEITKAYGNFTFLRNLLDSVALPVFVAQPLSYLDGMKNFEPRLWVAGSDKELNETLLLMYENMAYYLQNITRFTDIQELKPVYSFVSAYQTEYINLFKFISDVFRFRESRYSFDCCELTKMPDVSYLQLSQKLEEFFKKYHKDLSIELPQYVPLVFDSQFFNDFIIKGIVLYSEKALLSFYKMLASDKQMICLESPFPTERYSALERINAFLGTNLSDIGSFAYGRLQVNLDENTALEFRFGECNCGKKRESMLPFPVIEPESTALLTERLKQVNLQTRYEISAHAGRAYFSSDGASAFDGGGLDGFSNIPQLADSFIKIRYGEKYWFSSPDSFRFDWFSVYSLSAGYDLNKNLQVRISGFKSNGLAQAKAGFHYLSNPLDSNSEKVVSSAIFTKVNEWSVGAGARYYSGNYTRIFGGIQLAYHSFSGNIAKDYLEELEIEMKKTNGFSCFSAGIEAGARYYFNQDFFIEAAGLLSKRFVQKSFAGSGGFDKQLLIGAGARF
- the rpmA gene encoding 50S ribosomal protein L27; translated protein: MAHKKGAGSSQNGRESHSKRLGVKLYGGQFARAGNILVRQRGTVHHPGENVGIGKDHTLFAKIDGMVKFRKKRNDKSYVSVEPLTTENN
- a CDS encoding tetratricopeptide repeat protein, with protein sequence MMKNKHLHFGCLLSLFVTLWLMQACQSNDAEKIFNSWQEHPVYAYLKIIYPFDSSLFPSDFACPGFIWEEDSAKSVSWIISFYDKNQHYCFSSGTKKWKPERGFWERIKKEFKGKYLKICIIGVDDKKNITSAAQINIGISPDPVGAPVFYRDIPLPFAFARAHVDSIKWRLQDVSSDELAPVVMENLPVCANCHSFSPNGKYFGMDVDALGIKSAYITADVKEEIDFSPEKFNYWSDFQNGEFTYGLLSQVSPDGRFVVSTLKDHEIFVPKPDLYYSNFFFPIRGILVVYDRQTKKYWALPGADNPDFIQSNPSWSPDGKYIYFTRGTAVSPEESGILRGTAIADSVKFNDFLNRCFEYKRLVVFDLYKIPFNEGKGGKAEPVKGASENGMSNYFAKVSPDGKWLIFNKAKSFMLLQPDSRLYIMPVEGGWVRELECNTNQMNSWHSWSPDGKWIVFSSKVLGPYTRLFLSHIDENGHASKPVMIENLVPDKRAVNIPEFVNIPPGQKMKMNDKFSKEGDYNLIVRAYWLRLRGDYDASLQTLNFAMKKTPSDPEIFYQRGLTYIKLNRLEEALKDLDSSIVLNPENASAWGERGHVRLMMKDFKAAVKDLEKSVAIYQKSPQAYYNLAYAHSKLGNKNAAIRYYTNALSLNPGYIEALMNRGVERIEIKDYQGAIADFSAYIRLKPDDPLIYVLRANAYDESGNYSQALTDYDKAISLKRNFLPAYLNKAIAHYRQNDFNQAWNNIIQAWQLGSQHPEVLYWKGMISIAMGKKTEGYNDLKASAAKGFQPARAEVEKYSR